The Euphorbia lathyris chromosome 8, ddEupLath1.1, whole genome shotgun sequence genome has a window encoding:
- the LOC136202176 gene encoding pentatricopeptide repeat-containing protein At3g14330 isoform X2, with the protein MIPAISLLTNKTRPIEATAISSNQIPKPQKLHLNQTLKSLSKSGKLEEAIRLIESSPPNFIYPDSYATLLHSCISHKSLDHGKRIYQKLLHENQQGHNLIQHPTLKSKLITLFSICGRLQEARRIFEEGLQIDAGIESVWVAMAIGYSKHQCFREAMLVYIQMLWHYILPGFSKQDQMLEALNVFRKMQSEEGVEFSWITITTILPICARLTALANGKEVHAQIIKSEKTPDVFVLNSLIDMYMKCGVFDYGSRLFRSMIIKNLTSWNTMLNGFAINGLMGKAMELFDEMVLCGVRPDKVTFIALLSGCSHAGLTEDGKTLFDNMETHFGVSPCLEHYACLVDIMGRAGRIEEAMEIVKNMPMKPSASIWGSLLNSCHLRGDVSIAEAAAEKLFELEPNNPGNYVLLSNIYANAGMWESVNKVRERMQVRGIKKNVGCSWVQLKNKVHSFVASGGSQFRNSAEYKKMWSELTRAMEENGYVPNTSVVLHDVNDEMKAMWVCGHSERLATMFSLINTSSGMPIRITKNLRVCRDCHSWIKVVSRVTGRMIVVRDTNRFHHFNDGECSCKDYW; encoded by the exons ATGATTCCCGCCATTTCCCTTTTAACCAACAAAACCCGCCCAATCGAAGCAACGGCTATTTCCTCCAATCAAATTCCTAAACCCCAAAAGCTTCACCTCAATCAAACTCTCAAATCTCTCTCCAAATCGGGCAAACTCGAAGAAGCGATTCGTTTGATCGAATCCTCACCCCCCAATTTCATATATCCCGATTCTTACGCCACTCTTCTACATTCTTGTATTTCTCATAAATCATTAGATCATGGCAAGAGAATCTATCAGAAACTTCTCCATGAGAACCAACAAGGTCACAACCTAATTCAACATCCCACTTTAAAGAGCAAGCTAATTACTCTTTTCTCCATTTGTGGTCGTCTGCAAGAGGCCCGCCGAATTTTCGAAGAAGGACTTCAAATTGATGCCGGAATTGAGTCCGTCTGGGTGGCAATGGCGATTGGATACTCCAAACATCAGTGCTTTAGAGAGGCTATGCTTGTTTACATTCAAATGTTGTGGCATTATATTCTACCGG GTTTTTCTAAGCAAGATCAAATGCTTGAGGCATTGAATGTATTTCGGAAGATGCAGAGTGAAGAAGGAGTGGAATTTAGTTGGATTACAATCACAACAATTTTGCCAATTTGTGCACGGTTGACTGCACTTGCTAATGGAAAAGAGGTACATGCTCAAATTATTAAATCAGAGAAAACTCCTGATGTTTTTGTGCTTAACTCACTCATTGATATGTACATGAAATGTGGAGTGTTTGATTACGGGAGCAGACTATTTCGTTCGATGATAATTAAGAACTTGACATCTTGGAATACTATGTTGAATGGATTTGCAATTAATGGGTTAATGGGAAAAGCAATGGAGTTATTTGATGAAATGGTTTTATGTGGTGTGAGGCCAGATAAAGTTACCTTCATTGCATTGTTATCAGGTTGTAGCCATGCTGGGTTAACCGAGGATGGGAAAACGCTGTTCGATAACATGGAAACACATTTCGGAGTCTCGCCTTGTTTAGAACATTATGCTTGCTTAGTAGATATTATGGGTAGAGCTGGAAGAATTGAAGAAGCAATGGAGATAGTTAAGAACATGCCTATGAAGCCAAGTGCTAGCATTTGGGGTTCATTGCTTAATTCGTGTCACCTTCGTGGCGACGTCTCTATTGCAGAGGCGGCGGCAGAAAAATTGTTCGAGCTTGAGCCGAATAATCCTGGGAATTATGTGCTACTCTCGAATATCTACGCGAATGCAGGAATGTGGGAGTCTGTGAATAAGGTTCGAGAGAGGATGCAAGTAAGAGGGATTAAGAAAAATGTTGGTTGTAGTTGGGTACAATTAAAGAACAAAGTTCACTCTTTCGTGGCGAGCGGGGGTTCTCAGTTTCGAAATTCTGCTGAGTATAAAAAGATGTGGAGTGAATTAACACGGGCTATGGAAGAAAATGGTTATGTCCCTAACACAAGCGTTGTTCTCCATGATGTAAATGATGAAATGAAGGCAATGTGGGTATGTGGGCATAGCGAGCGGTTAGCAACTATGTTTTCTCTCATAAATACAAGCAGTGGAATGCCGATACGAATTACGAAGAATCTTCGTGTTTGCAGAGATTGTCACAGTTGGATAAAGGTTGTATCAAGAGTAACAGGAAGAATGATTGTTGTAAGAGATACAAATCGCTTCCACCACTTCAACGACGGTGAATGCTCTTGTAAGGATTACTGGTAA
- the LOC136203053 gene encoding plasma membrane ATPase 4: MAKSNITLEEIKNETVDLERIPIDEVFEQLKCTREGLSGEEGANRLQIFGPNKLEEKKESKFLKFLGFMWNPLSWVMEAAAIMAIALANGDGKPPDWQDFVGIICLLVINSTISFIEENNAGNAAAALMAGLAPKTKVLRDGKWCEEEASILVPGDIISIKLGDIVPADARLLEGDPLKIDQSALTGESLPVTKHPGDEVFSGSTCKQGEIEAVVIATGVHTFFGKAAHLVDSTNQVGHFQKVLTAIGNFCICSIAVGMLVEIIVMYPIQHRKYRDGIDNLLVLLIGGIPIAMPTVLSVTMAIGSHKLSQQGAITKRMTAIEEMAGMDVLCSDKTGTLTLNKLSIDKALIEVFPKGVEKDHVILLAARASRVENQDAIDAAMVGMLADPKEARAGIREVHFLPFNPVDKRTALTYIDTDGNWHRASKGAPEQILILCNAREDLKRKVHSVIDKFAERGLRSLGVARQVVPEKNKDSPGGPWEFVGLLNLFDPPRHDSAETIRRALNLGVNVKMITGDQLAIAKETGRRLGMGTNMYPSASLLGQHKDESIAALPIEELIEKADGFAGVFPEHKYEIVKKLQESKHIVGMTGDGVNDAPALKKADIGIAVADATDAARSASDIVLTEPGLSVIISAVLTSRAIFQRMKNYTIYAVSITIRIVFGFLFIALIWKFDFSPFMVLIIAILNDGTIMTISKDRVKPSPLPDSWKLKEIFATGVVLGGYLALMTVIFFWVIHDTDFFSDKFSVRSIRGNEDELMAALYLQVSIVSQALIFVTRSRSWSFVERPGLLLITAFFIAQLVATLVAVYANWGFARIKGIGWGWAGVIWLYSIVFYIPLDLLKFAIRYVLSGKAWLSMLDNRTAFTTKKDYGKEEREAQWALAQRTLHGLQPPEPTGGIFNEKSSYRELTEIAEQAKRRAEVARLRELHTLKGHVESVVKLKGLDIETIQQHYTV; the protein is encoded by the exons ATGGCTAAATCCAATATCACTCTTGAAGAGATCAAGAATGAAACTGTTGATCTG GAACGAATTCCCATTGATGAAGTGTTTGAGCAACTGAAATGTACCAGAGAAGGTTTAAGTGGGGAAGAAGGAGCCAACAGGCTTCAAATCTTTGGCCCCAACAAACTAGAAGAGAAAAAG GAGAGCAAGTTTCTCAAGTTTTTGGGGTTCATGTGGAATCCTCTATCATGGGTTATGGAAGCTGCAGCTATCATGGCAATTGCCTTGGCTAACGGTGATGGAAAGCCCCCGGATTGGCAGGATTTCGTTGGTATTATTTGCTTGCTGGTTATCAACTCTACTATCAGTTTCATCGAagaaaacaatgccggtaacgCTGCTGCAGCTCTTATGGCTGGTCTGGCGCCTAAAACCAAG GTTCTAAGGGACGGTAAATGGTGTGAGGAGGAAGCTTCAATTTTGGTGCCAGGAGATATCATCAGTATCAAATTGGGAGACATCGTCCCTGCTGATGCTCGTCTTCTCGAGGGTGATCCTTTAAAGATTGATCAATCTGCCCTCACTGGTGAATCACTCCCGGTAACCAAGCATCCTGGGGATGAAGTTTTCTCTGGTTCAACTTGCAAACAAGGAGAAATTGAGGCTGTTGTTATAGCTACTGGTGTTCACACTTTCTTCGGAAAGGCTGCGCATCTTGTCGATAGCACAAACCAAGTTGGTCACTTCCAGAAGGTGCTAACAGCAATTGGGAACTTCTGTATCTGTTCCATAGCAGTCGGTATGTTGGTTGAAATCATAGTGATGTACCCGATTCAACACCGCAAGTATAGAGATGGAATTGACAATCTTTTGGTTCTCTTGATCGGTGGTATCCCGATTGCTATGCCAACGGTCTTGTCCGTGACAATGGCTATTGGGTCTCACAAGCTGTCTCAACAAGGAGCTATCACGAAACGTATGACTGCCATTGAAGAAATGGCAGGTATGGATGTTCTCTGCAGTGATAAAACCGGAACCTTGACCCTCAATAAGCTGAGTATCGACAAAGCCTTGATCGAGGTGTTCCCTAAAGGCGTAGAGAAAGATCATGTGATCCTGCTTGCTGCTAGAGCCTCTAGAGTTGAAAATCAAGACGCAATTGATGCTGCCATGGTTGGAATGCTTGCTGACCCGAAAGAG GCAAGAGCTGGTATAAGAGAGGTGCACTTCTTGCCATTTAATCCCGTTGACAAGAGAACTGCTTTGACTTACATTGATACTGATGGCAACTGGCACCGAGCTAGCAAAGGTGCCCCTGAGCAG ATCTTGATTTTGTGCAATGCAAGGGAAGATCTTAAGAGGAAAGTTCATTCTGTTATCGATAAGTTTGCCGAGCGTGGGCTAAGGTCATTGGGTGTTGCTAGACAG GTTGTGCCAGAGAAAAACAAGGATAGTCCTGGTGGTCCATGGGAATTTGTCGGTTTGTTGAATCTCTTCGATCCTCCTAGGCACGATAGTGCTGAAACCATCCGCAGGGCTCTCAACCTTGGTGTCAATGTCAAGATGATTACTG GTGACCAACTTGCCATTGCAAAGGAGACCGGGAGAAGACTTGGAATGGGAACTAACATGTACCCATCCGCTTCTTTACTTGGCCAACACAAGGATGAAAGCATTGCTGCCCTTCCCATCGAAGAGTTGATTGAGAAGGCAGATGGTTTCGCTGGCGTTTTCCCAG AACACAAATACGAAATTGTTAAGAAGTTGCAGGAAAGCAAGCACATTGTTGGAATGACCGGTGATGGTGTTAATGATGCGCCTGCTTTGAAGAAGGCAGATATTGGTATTGCTGTTGCTGATGCTACGGATGCTGCACGAAGTGCATCTGACATTGTTCTAACTGAACCTGGTTTGAGTGTTATTATCAGTGCCGTGCTGACTAGCAGAGCTATTTTCCAAAGGATGAAGAACTACACA ATCTATGCAGTTTCCATCACTATCCGTATTGTG TTCGGTTTCTTGTTTATTGCGCTAATATGGAAGTTCGACTTCTCTCCTTTCATGGTTTTGATTATTGCCATCCTAAATGATG GAACGATTATGACAATCTCAAAGGATAGAGTGAAGCCGTCGCCATTACCTGACAGCTGGAAActaaaagagatattcgccACCGGAGTTGTGCTTGGTGGTTACTTGGCATTGATGACTGTTATATTTTTCTGGGTCATACATGATACCGACTTCTTTTCA GACAAGTTCAGCGTAAGATCTATAAGGGGCAACGAAGATGAATTGATGGCTGCATTATACCTTCAAGTCAGTATTGTAAGCCAAGCTCTCATTTTCGTGACACGTTCTCGCAGCTGGTCTTTTGTGGAACGCCCGGGTCTGCTGTTGATTACTGCTTTCTTTATTGCACAACTG GTTGCAACACTTGTGGCTGTATATGCCAACTGGGGCTTCGCAAGGATCAAGGGAATCGGCTGGGGTTGGGCCGGTGTTATCTGGCTTTACAGTATAGTATTCTACATCCCACTTGACTTGCTCAAATTCGCCATTCGTTACGTTTTGAGTGGAAAGGCGTGGCTCAGCATGCTCGATAACAGG ACTGCATTCACAACGAAGAAAGATTACGGAAAAGAAGAGCGAGAGGCTCAATGGGCTCTTGCTCAAAGGACATTACATGGACTTCAACCACCAGAGCCTACCGGTGGTATCTTCAACGAAAAGAGCAGCTACAGGGAGCTGACTGAGATTGCTGAGCAGGCAAAGAGACGAGCGGAGGTTGCAAG GCTTCGAGAGCTTCACACACTGAAGGGGCACGTCGAGTCGGTGGTGAAGCTAAAGGGGTTGGACATTGAGACAATTCAGCAGCATTACACAGTGTGA
- the LOC136202176 gene encoding pentatricopeptide repeat-containing protein At3g14330 isoform X1, with product MIPAISLLTNKTRPIEATAISSNQIPKPQKLHLNQTLKSLSKSGKLEEAIRLIESSPPNFIYPDSYATLLHSCISHKSLDHGKRIYQKLLHENQQGHNLIQHPTLKSKLITLFSICGRLQEARRIFEEGLQIDAGIESVWVAMAIGYSKHQCFREAMLVYIQMLWHYILPGNYSFSVALKSCINLNDSRLGRGVHGQVVKSSEEADQVVNNALLSFYAQCGCFSEVLKMFDEMPQRNIVSWNTLIAGFSKQDQMLEALNVFRKMQSEEGVEFSWITITTILPICARLTALANGKEVHAQIIKSEKTPDVFVLNSLIDMYMKCGVFDYGSRLFRSMIIKNLTSWNTMLNGFAINGLMGKAMELFDEMVLCGVRPDKVTFIALLSGCSHAGLTEDGKTLFDNMETHFGVSPCLEHYACLVDIMGRAGRIEEAMEIVKNMPMKPSASIWGSLLNSCHLRGDVSIAEAAAEKLFELEPNNPGNYVLLSNIYANAGMWESVNKVRERMQVRGIKKNVGCSWVQLKNKVHSFVASGGSQFRNSAEYKKMWSELTRAMEENGYVPNTSVVLHDVNDEMKAMWVCGHSERLATMFSLINTSSGMPIRITKNLRVCRDCHSWIKVVSRVTGRMIVVRDTNRFHHFNDGECSCKDYW from the coding sequence ATGATTCCCGCCATTTCCCTTTTAACCAACAAAACCCGCCCAATCGAAGCAACGGCTATTTCCTCCAATCAAATTCCTAAACCCCAAAAGCTTCACCTCAATCAAACTCTCAAATCTCTCTCCAAATCGGGCAAACTCGAAGAAGCGATTCGTTTGATCGAATCCTCACCCCCCAATTTCATATATCCCGATTCTTACGCCACTCTTCTACATTCTTGTATTTCTCATAAATCATTAGATCATGGCAAGAGAATCTATCAGAAACTTCTCCATGAGAACCAACAAGGTCACAACCTAATTCAACATCCCACTTTAAAGAGCAAGCTAATTACTCTTTTCTCCATTTGTGGTCGTCTGCAAGAGGCCCGCCGAATTTTCGAAGAAGGACTTCAAATTGATGCCGGAATTGAGTCCGTCTGGGTGGCAATGGCGATTGGATACTCCAAACATCAGTGCTTTAGAGAGGCTATGCTTGTTTACATTCAAATGTTGTGGCATTATATTCTACCGGGTAATTACTCGTTTTCAGTGGCTCTGAAATCGTGCATAAATTTGAATGATTCTAGGTTAGGTAGAGGTGTTCATGGACAAGTGGTGAAGTCTAGTGAAGAGGCTGATCAAGTAGTGAATAATGCTCTCTTATCGTTTTATGCGCAATGCGGATGTTTTAGTGAAGTGTTAAAGATGTTCGATGAAATGCCTCAGAGAAATATTGTTTCTTGGAACACTTTGATTGCAGGTTTTTCTAAGCAAGATCAAATGCTTGAGGCATTGAATGTATTTCGGAAGATGCAGAGTGAAGAAGGAGTGGAATTTAGTTGGATTACAATCACAACAATTTTGCCAATTTGTGCACGGTTGACTGCACTTGCTAATGGAAAAGAGGTACATGCTCAAATTATTAAATCAGAGAAAACTCCTGATGTTTTTGTGCTTAACTCACTCATTGATATGTACATGAAATGTGGAGTGTTTGATTACGGGAGCAGACTATTTCGTTCGATGATAATTAAGAACTTGACATCTTGGAATACTATGTTGAATGGATTTGCAATTAATGGGTTAATGGGAAAAGCAATGGAGTTATTTGATGAAATGGTTTTATGTGGTGTGAGGCCAGATAAAGTTACCTTCATTGCATTGTTATCAGGTTGTAGCCATGCTGGGTTAACCGAGGATGGGAAAACGCTGTTCGATAACATGGAAACACATTTCGGAGTCTCGCCTTGTTTAGAACATTATGCTTGCTTAGTAGATATTATGGGTAGAGCTGGAAGAATTGAAGAAGCAATGGAGATAGTTAAGAACATGCCTATGAAGCCAAGTGCTAGCATTTGGGGTTCATTGCTTAATTCGTGTCACCTTCGTGGCGACGTCTCTATTGCAGAGGCGGCGGCAGAAAAATTGTTCGAGCTTGAGCCGAATAATCCTGGGAATTATGTGCTACTCTCGAATATCTACGCGAATGCAGGAATGTGGGAGTCTGTGAATAAGGTTCGAGAGAGGATGCAAGTAAGAGGGATTAAGAAAAATGTTGGTTGTAGTTGGGTACAATTAAAGAACAAAGTTCACTCTTTCGTGGCGAGCGGGGGTTCTCAGTTTCGAAATTCTGCTGAGTATAAAAAGATGTGGAGTGAATTAACACGGGCTATGGAAGAAAATGGTTATGTCCCTAACACAAGCGTTGTTCTCCATGATGTAAATGATGAAATGAAGGCAATGTGGGTATGTGGGCATAGCGAGCGGTTAGCAACTATGTTTTCTCTCATAAATACAAGCAGTGGAATGCCGATACGAATTACGAAGAATCTTCGTGTTTGCAGAGATTGTCACAGTTGGATAAAGGTTGTATCAAGAGTAACAGGAAGAATGATTGTTGTAAGAGATACAAATCGCTTCCACCACTTCAACGACGGTGAATGCTCTTGTAAGGATTACTGGTAA